In Chromobacterium rhizoryzae, one genomic interval encodes:
- a CDS encoding glutathione S-transferase family protein, whose protein sequence is MIDLYTWGTPNGRKISIMLEELELPYAVHSVDIGKGEQFAESFLAISPNNKIPAIVDSEGPDGRPLAMFESGAILQYLAEKHGRLLPAAGAARYEALQWLMFQMGGFGPMLGQAHHFLRYAPESLPYAQKRYHDEALRLYGVLDRQLAGRDYVAGEYGVADIALYPWAARHDWHQVDLAAFPRVSDWFQRVGERPAVRRGMAVPAA, encoded by the coding sequence GTGATTGATCTGTATACCTGGGGCACGCCCAATGGGCGCAAGATTTCCATCATGCTGGAAGAACTGGAGCTGCCATACGCCGTGCACTCCGTGGATATCGGCAAAGGGGAGCAGTTCGCCGAGTCCTTTCTGGCCATCAGTCCCAACAACAAGATTCCGGCCATCGTCGACAGCGAGGGGCCGGATGGTCGGCCGCTGGCGATGTTCGAGTCCGGCGCCATTCTGCAATACCTGGCGGAAAAGCACGGCCGCCTGCTGCCGGCGGCGGGCGCGGCGCGCTACGAGGCGCTGCAATGGCTGATGTTCCAGATGGGCGGCTTCGGACCGATGTTGGGGCAGGCCCACCATTTCCTGCGCTATGCGCCGGAAAGCCTTCCCTATGCGCAGAAGCGCTACCACGACGAAGCCTTGCGTCTGTACGGCGTGCTGGACCGGCAGTTGGCCGGGCGGGATTACGTCGCCGGCGAGTACGGCGTCGCCGATATCGCGCTCTATCCGTGGGCGGCGCGCCATGATTGGCATCAGGTGGATCTGGCGGCGTTTCCGCGGGTAAGCGATTGGTTCCAACGCGTCGGCGAGCGGCCGGCGGTGCGGCGCGGCATGGCGGTGCCGGCGGCCTGA
- a CDS encoding SMR family transporter has protein sequence MKLIEFGLILLGVLLNAAAQLCLKAGVRQIGHFDFSAANVLPIGWSLATNLPIVGGLSCYVVSVVVWIMALSRVEVSIAYPMLSIGYVVNALLAYWLFGEALSAQKLIGIGVIIIGVVLVARS, from the coding sequence ATGAAGTTGATCGAATTCGGCCTGATTCTGCTCGGCGTGCTGCTCAACGCCGCCGCCCAGCTATGCTTGAAGGCCGGCGTGCGCCAAATCGGCCACTTTGACTTTTCCGCCGCCAACGTGTTGCCGATAGGCTGGTCGCTCGCCACCAATCTGCCCATCGTCGGCGGCCTGTCCTGCTACGTGGTCAGCGTGGTGGTCTGGATCATGGCGCTGTCGCGGGTAGAGGTCAGCATCGCTTATCCCATGCTGTCCATCGGCTACGTGGTCAACGCGCTGCTGGCCTATTGGCTGTTCGGCGAGGCCTTGAGCGCGCAGAAACTGATCGGCATCGGCGTCATCATCATCGGCGTGGTGCTGGTGGCGCGTAGTTAA
- a CDS encoding glycosyltransferase family 39 protein has protein sequence MNQPHFSAGRSGPAARPWLEPALWLLFAVVWFGSLGYRGLIHADEGRYATLSLFMLHSGDWITPRLNGLLYFEKPALQYWMGALSFAAFGVNEFAARFWPGLTGFLTVAMCGFTARRLWGVDAGRYAALAAGSCAWIVANSHFLSLDMGVSFFLTVALCSFLLAQRDDAGPRETRHWMWLTWAAMAAATLSKGLIGLLIPGATLVLYSLLNWQWGFWKRMHWLSGLALFLLLTAPWFILVSQRNPDFAHFFFIREHLERFLTTEHKRTGAPWYFVPYLLLGLLPWTSLLPALCRDGWREPGARLRAGRLLLIWSVFIFAFFSKSSSKLPSYILPLFPALALLLAPTLQRMPAAALKKHLLPALLLWLAALGLYPFVDHFASEDIPLDVLHGFAHFVVAAALLFLVCAVVAWRLLGRERKLAALCWLAFGSLLAVSVAAAGHDSYGKLKGSKDIVAQIQPYLRADTPVFSVRYYDQTFPFYLGRPVTLVQFVDEFEFGEGQEPQRWMPRLEQFVAAWKAAPRALAMTDPATYQELQAQGLPMRVVYQDPRRLVVAKP, from the coding sequence ATGAATCAACCCCATTTTTCGGCCGGGCGCTCCGGCCCCGCCGCCCGTCCCTGGCTGGAGCCGGCGCTGTGGCTGCTGTTCGCCGTCGTCTGGTTCGGCTCCCTCGGCTACCGCGGGCTGATTCACGCCGACGAGGGCCGCTACGCCACGCTGTCGCTGTTCATGTTGCACAGCGGCGACTGGATCACGCCGCGGCTGAACGGCCTGCTGTATTTCGAAAAACCGGCGCTGCAATATTGGATGGGCGCGCTGAGTTTCGCCGCCTTCGGCGTCAACGAGTTCGCCGCCCGCTTCTGGCCCGGCCTGACCGGCTTCTTGACGGTGGCGATGTGCGGCTTCACCGCGCGCCGGCTGTGGGGCGTCGACGCCGGCCGCTACGCGGCGCTGGCCGCCGGCAGCTGCGCCTGGATCGTGGCCAACAGTCATTTCCTGTCTCTGGACATGGGCGTCAGCTTTTTCCTGACCGTGGCGCTGTGCAGCTTCCTGCTGGCCCAGCGCGACGACGCCGGCCCGCGCGAAACGCGCCACTGGATGTGGCTGACCTGGGCGGCGATGGCCGCCGCCACGCTGAGCAAGGGCTTGATAGGTCTGCTGATCCCCGGCGCCACCCTGGTCTTGTACAGCCTGCTCAACTGGCAATGGGGCTTCTGGAAACGCATGCACTGGCTGAGCGGCCTGGCGCTGTTCCTGCTGCTGACCGCGCCCTGGTTCATCCTGGTGTCCCAGCGCAATCCCGACTTCGCGCATTTCTTCTTCATCCGCGAGCACCTGGAGCGCTTCCTCACCACCGAGCACAAGCGCACCGGCGCGCCGTGGTATTTCGTGCCCTATCTGCTGCTGGGCCTGCTGCCCTGGACCAGCCTGCTGCCGGCGCTGTGCCGCGACGGCTGGCGCGAGCCGGGCGCGCGGCTGCGCGCCGGCCGCCTGCTGCTGATCTGGTCGGTCTTCATCTTCGCCTTTTTCAGCAAGTCCAGTTCCAAGCTGCCGTCCTACATCCTGCCGCTGTTCCCGGCGCTGGCGCTGCTGCTGGCGCCCACCTTGCAGCGCATGCCGGCCGCCGCGCTGAAGAAGCACCTGCTGCCGGCGCTGCTGCTGTGGCTGGCAGCGCTTGGTCTTTACCCCTTCGTCGACCATTTCGCGTCCGAGGACATCCCGCTCGACGTGCTGCACGGCTTCGCCCATTTCGTCGTCGCCGCCGCGCTGCTGTTCCTGGTCTGCGCCGTCGTCGCCTGGCGTTTGCTGGGCCGCGAGCGCAAACTGGCCGCGCTGTGCTGGCTGGCCTTCGGCAGCCTGCTCGCCGTCAGCGTCGCCGCCGCCGGCCATGACAGCTACGGCAAGCTGAAGGGCAGCAAGGACATCGTGGCCCAGATTCAGCCTTATCTGCGCGCGGACACGCCGGTGTTCTCGGTGCGCTACTACGATCAGACCTTCCCCTTCTACCTGGGCCGCCCGGTCACCCTGGTGCAGTTCGTCGACGAGTTCGAGTTCGGCGAGGGTCAGGAGCCGCAGCGCTGGATGCCGCGGCTGGAACAATTCGTCGCCGCCTGGAAGGCCGCGCCGCGCGCGCTGGCGATGACCGACCCCGCCACCTATCAGGAACTGCAAGCCCAGGGCCTGCCGATGCGGGTGGTCTACCAAGATCCGCGCCGCCTCGTCGTGGCCAAGCCGTGA
- a CDS encoding YbdD/YjiX family protein, with the protein MGKLWQQWAKTARLMVGVKDYDAYVASRRRFDPKAEVMSREAFFRRCQDERYGGKSMKKCPC; encoded by the coding sequence ATGGGCAAGCTATGGCAACAATGGGCGAAAACCGCCCGGCTGATGGTGGGGGTCAAGGATTACGACGCTTACGTCGCCAGCCGCCGCCGCTTCGATCCCAAGGCGGAGGTGATGAGCCGCGAGGCTTTCTTCCGCCGTTGTCAGGATGAACGCTATGGCGGCAAGAGCATGAAGAAGTGTCCGTGCTGA
- a CDS encoding response regulator — protein sequence MNSDTPHILIVEDDVRLAELIGAYLSKHGYRISQHGRGDTAPAIILEEKPDLVILDIMLPGKEGFDVCREIRPRYNGRVLIMTARDEDVDEILGLELGADDYLAKPVEPRRLLARVRALLRRGGPGAQADGEAGDEDSFTFGQFCISQATREATLNGELIDLTTAEFDLLWLLSSHAGQVLSRDDIMSELRGIGFDGLDRSIDARISRLRRKLGDNPDAPARIKTVRGKGYLFSRSDWE from the coding sequence ATGAACAGCGATACCCCCCATATTCTCATCGTCGAAGACGACGTGAGACTAGCCGAATTGATAGGCGCTTATCTGAGCAAGCACGGCTATCGCATCTCCCAGCACGGCCGCGGCGACACCGCGCCGGCCATCATCCTGGAAGAAAAGCCGGACCTGGTGATCCTGGACATCATGCTGCCGGGCAAGGAAGGCTTCGACGTCTGCCGTGAAATCCGCCCGCGCTATAACGGCCGGGTGCTGATCATGACGGCGCGCGACGAGGACGTGGACGAAATCCTGGGGCTGGAACTGGGCGCCGACGACTACCTGGCCAAGCCAGTGGAGCCGCGCCGCTTGCTGGCGCGGGTGCGCGCGCTGCTGCGCCGCGGCGGGCCGGGGGCGCAGGCCGACGGAGAGGCCGGCGACGAAGACAGCTTCACCTTTGGCCAGTTCTGCATCAGCCAGGCCACGCGCGAAGCCACGCTGAACGGGGAGCTGATCGATCTGACCACCGCCGAATTCGACCTGCTGTGGCTGTTGTCCTCCCACGCCGGCCAGGTGCTGTCCCGCGACGACATCATGAGCGAGCTGCGCGGCATCGGCTTCGACGGCTTGGACCGCTCCATCGACGCGCGCATTTCGCGGCTGCGCCGCAAGCTGGGCGATAATCCCGACGCGCCGGCCCGAATCAAGACCGTGCGCGGCAAAGGCTATCTGTTCTCGCGCAGCGACTGGGAATAA
- a CDS encoding porin family protein, which translates to MKKLITASVLSLAALTAHAADPGFYVFGNTGYNFSKPESGNRNIVLKDAKAAGTVWELGAGYRFNQYLATELSYADFGKSTANGSFSGRTGNGSVATKAERIAVLGILPVTQDLEVFGKASLNNVHTKLKIDRVANKTFNDTRLGLGFGAQYQLHKNLSLRGEYEYIAGTDFQMAGQSVVKTSGTSVLKAGISYHF; encoded by the coding sequence ATGAAAAAACTGATTACCGCTTCCGTGCTGAGCCTGGCAGCTCTGACCGCACACGCCGCCGACCCGGGCTTCTACGTCTTCGGCAACACCGGTTACAACTTCTCCAAGCCGGAGTCCGGCAACCGCAACATCGTCCTGAAAGACGCCAAGGCCGCCGGCACGGTATGGGAACTGGGCGCCGGTTACCGCTTCAACCAATACCTGGCCACCGAGCTGTCTTACGCTGACTTCGGCAAATCCACGGCCAACGGCTCCTTCAGCGGCCGCACCGGCAACGGCTCCGTCGCCACCAAGGCCGAGCGCATCGCCGTGCTGGGCATCCTGCCGGTGACCCAGGATTTGGAAGTTTTCGGCAAGGCCAGCCTGAACAACGTGCACACCAAGCTCAAGATCGACCGAGTTGCCAACAAAACTTTCAACGACACCCGCTTGGGTCTTGGTTTCGGCGCGCAGTATCAGCTGCACAAAAACCTGTCCTTGCGTGGCGAATACGAATACATCGCCGGCACTGACTTCCAGATGGCGGGCCAAAGCGTGGTCAAGACGTCCGGCACCAGCGTGCTGAAGGCCGGCATCAGCTACCACTTCTAA
- a CDS encoding carbon starvation CstA family protein, producing MQQIREWAVWLAVALAGAAAFAVVALNRGEPVNAVWLIVAAVSVYSIAYRFYGRFIAHKVLELDARRLTPAEKYNDGLDYVPTNKWVLFGHHFAAIAGAGPLVGPVLAAQMGYLPGTLWILVGVMLAGAVQDFLILFLSVRRDGKSLGEIIRTELGAIPGVIASIGILMIMVILLAVLALVVVKALTGSPWGTFTIAATIPIALFMGVYTRYIRPGKIGEISVIGFILLMLAIVYGGDIAKNETLAPLFTLSGTTLAWTLIGYGFVASVLPVWLLLAPRDYLSTFLKIGTIVGLAIGIMIVAPNMHMPAVTKFIDGSGPVFAGNLFPFLFITIACGAVSGFHALVASGTTPKMLENETHTRMIGYGSMLMESFVAIMALIAACVLDPGVYFAMNSPAAVIGKTAEEAAQVISSWGFLITPDMLTQMAKDVGESTILSRAGGAPTLAVGMAHILSNVIGGPAMMAFWYHFAILFEALFILTTIDAGTRVLRFMIQDLLGLVVKPMANTESWAANLIATGLAVTGWGYFLYQGVVDPLGGINTLWPLFGIANQMLAGIALILATAVLIKMQKTRYIWVTAVPTLWLLVVTLTAGWQKLFHASPKISFLAHADKFSAAAAKGEVLAPAKNMAQMHQIIFNDYVDATLTALFMAVVIAMLAFALNVMRKSLAVKWSTAKEVPAMFREEGA from the coding sequence ATGCAACAGATAAGAGAATGGGCCGTGTGGCTGGCCGTCGCCCTGGCGGGCGCGGCGGCCTTCGCCGTGGTGGCCCTCAATCGCGGCGAGCCGGTCAACGCGGTCTGGCTGATCGTGGCGGCGGTGTCTGTCTACTCCATCGCCTATCGCTTTTACGGCCGCTTCATCGCCCACAAAGTGCTGGAACTGGACGCTCGCCGGCTGACCCCGGCGGAAAAATACAATGACGGCCTGGACTACGTGCCCACCAATAAATGGGTGTTGTTCGGCCACCACTTCGCCGCCATCGCCGGCGCCGGGCCGCTGGTGGGACCGGTGCTGGCCGCGCAGATGGGTTATCTGCCGGGCACGCTGTGGATTCTGGTCGGCGTGATGCTGGCCGGCGCGGTGCAGGATTTCCTGATCCTGTTCCTGTCGGTGCGCCGCGACGGCAAATCGCTGGGCGAGATCATCCGCACCGAACTGGGCGCCATCCCCGGCGTCATCGCCTCCATCGGCATCCTGATGATCATGGTCATCCTGCTGGCGGTACTGGCGCTGGTAGTGGTCAAGGCGCTGACCGGCAGCCCGTGGGGCACCTTCACCATTGCCGCCACGATACCGATCGCGCTGTTCATGGGCGTTTACACCCGCTACATCCGGCCGGGCAAGATCGGCGAGATCTCCGTCATCGGCTTCATCCTGCTGATGCTGGCCATTGTTTACGGCGGCGACATCGCCAAGAACGAAACCCTGGCGCCCTTGTTCACCCTGAGCGGCACCACGCTGGCCTGGACGCTGATCGGCTACGGCTTCGTCGCCTCGGTGCTGCCGGTATGGCTGTTGCTGGCGCCGAGGGACTACCTGTCCACCTTCCTGAAAATCGGCACCATTGTCGGCCTGGCCATCGGCATCATGATCGTGGCGCCCAATATGCACATGCCTGCGGTGACCAAATTCATCGACGGCAGCGGCCCGGTGTTCGCCGGCAATCTGTTCCCCTTCCTGTTCATCACCATCGCCTGCGGCGCGGTGTCCGGTTTCCACGCGCTGGTGGCTTCGGGCACCACGCCCAAGATGCTGGAGAACGAAACCCACACCCGCATGATAGGCTACGGCTCCATGCTGATGGAAAGCTTCGTCGCCATCATGGCGTTGATCGCCGCCTGCGTGCTGGATCCGGGCGTGTACTTCGCGATGAACAGCCCGGCGGCGGTGATAGGCAAGACCGCGGAAGAAGCCGCCCAGGTGATTTCCAGCTGGGGCTTCCTCATCACGCCGGACATGTTGACCCAGATGGCCAAGGACGTGGGCGAGAGCACCATCCTGTCCCGCGCCGGCGGCGCGCCGACCTTGGCGGTGGGCATGGCGCACATTCTGTCCAATGTGATAGGCGGGCCGGCGATGATGGCCTTCTGGTATCACTTCGCCATTCTGTTCGAAGCCCTGTTCATCCTCACCACCATCGACGCCGGCACCCGCGTGCTGCGCTTCATGATCCAGGATCTGCTGGGCCTGGTGGTCAAGCCTATGGCCAACACGGAGTCCTGGGCGGCCAACTTGATCGCCACCGGCCTGGCGGTGACCGGCTGGGGCTACTTCCTCTACCAGGGCGTGGTGGATCCGCTGGGCGGCATCAACACCTTGTGGCCGCTGTTCGGCATCGCCAACCAGATGCTGGCCGGCATCGCGCTGATTCTGGCCACCGCGGTGCTGATCAAAATGCAGAAAACCCGCTACATCTGGGTCACCGCCGTGCCCACCTTGTGGCTGCTGGTGGTGACGTTGACCGCCGGCTGGCAGAAGCTGTTCCACGCCAGTCCCAAGATCAGCTTCCTGGCCCACGCGGACAAATTCTCCGCCGCCGCGGCCAAGGGCGAGGTGCTGGCGCCGGCCAAGAATATGGCGCAAATGCATCAGATCATCTTCAATGACTATGTGGACGCCACTTTGACGGCGCTGTTCATGGCGGTGGTGATCGCCATGCTGGCGTTTGCGCTGAACGTGATGCGCAAGTCCCTGGCGGTGAAATGGTCCACCGCCAAGGAGGTGCCGGCCATGTTCCGGGAGGAGGGCGCGTGA
- the hemF gene encoding oxygen-dependent coproporphyrinogen oxidase produces the protein MSQPRVNDVKAFLLDLQDRICAALEQADGGAQFVEDAWQRPGGGGGRSRVLTKGALFEQAGVNFSHVHGDALPASATAHRPELAGRGFQAMGVSLVIHPENPHIPTSHANVRFFIAEKEGETPVWWFGGGFDLTPFYPVEADVVHWHRVARDVCLPFGEQVYPDYKRWCDEYFFLKHRNEARGIGGLFFDDLNAWGFDSCFRFMQAVGKGFTDAYLPIVERRKGDSWGHRERQFQLYRRGRYVEFNLVWDRGTLFGLQSGGRTESILMSMPPLARWEYDYQPEPGSPEAALTEHFLAPRDWLA, from the coding sequence ATGAGCCAGCCGCGCGTCAATGATGTCAAAGCCTTTCTCTTGGACCTGCAAGACCGCATTTGCGCGGCGCTGGAGCAGGCCGACGGCGGCGCTCAATTCGTCGAAGACGCCTGGCAGCGTCCGGGCGGAGGCGGCGGACGCAGCCGGGTCCTGACCAAGGGCGCGCTGTTCGAGCAGGCCGGCGTCAACTTCTCCCATGTCCACGGTGACGCGCTGCCCGCCTCCGCCACCGCCCACCGGCCGGAGCTGGCCGGCCGCGGCTTCCAGGCCATGGGCGTGTCGCTGGTGATCCATCCGGAAAACCCGCACATTCCCACCAGCCACGCCAATGTCCGCTTCTTCATCGCGGAAAAAGAAGGGGAAACGCCGGTATGGTGGTTCGGCGGCGGTTTCGACCTGACCCCGTTCTACCCGGTGGAGGCCGACGTGGTGCACTGGCACCGCGTGGCCCGCGATGTGTGCCTGCCTTTCGGCGAACAGGTCTACCCGGACTACAAGCGCTGGTGCGACGAGTACTTCTTCCTGAAGCACCGCAACGAGGCGCGCGGCATCGGCGGCCTGTTCTTCGACGATCTGAACGCCTGGGGCTTCGATTCCTGTTTCCGCTTCATGCAGGCGGTGGGCAAGGGCTTCACCGACGCCTACCTGCCCATCGTCGAGCGCCGCAAAGGCGATAGCTGGGGCCACCGCGAACGTCAGTTCCAGCTTTATCGCCGCGGCCGCTATGTTGAATTCAATCTGGTTTGGGACCGCGGCACCCTGTTCGGTCTGCAGTCCGGGGGACGCACCGAATCCATCCTGATGTCGATGCCGCCGCTGGCGCGCTGGGAGTACGATTATCAGCCGGAGCCGGGCAGCCCGGAAGCGGCGCTGACCGAGCACTTTCTGGCCCCGCGCGACTGGCTGGCCTAA
- a CDS encoding ATP-binding protein, whose product MSTRRLRGWLKPSLGTLFARYFFATMLVELIIIIGFGFLVTKLYENSDRNGKLQFMNGTVSLIREQLAQTPHRDWDRKLADIARAFSYPVKLIAHPPDDFEPEGHAALQGGRPYLDFDNQLLYMPLPHDPRLLLLGPLEAPASNSSWISEDIEILLLWILLTGTTLGTLIYFSLRPLWKDLLEVRRKAEVFADGDFSARAQPSKSRLLAPLSLAFNSMAARLERQMETRQALSHAIAHEIRTPIARLRFGLTMLEEEEDEQEWRRYREGMERDMQELEELFNTSMEFAKLNRNEVPLHWETVDLYDWFDDLVDLVTPLKPPGIALELDCALGNGAFDRKLMYVASRNLLLNAFKYANAQVRLTVCHNASGQLLIHVDDDGCGIPEAERDKVFEPFLRLDRSRDRATGGYGLGLSFVKLITEHHGGQASVSASELGGARFTLRIMQPQQ is encoded by the coding sequence ATGAGCACTCGTCGTTTGCGCGGCTGGCTCAAGCCGTCGCTGGGCACTCTGTTCGCCCGTTATTTCTTCGCCACCATGCTGGTGGAGCTGATCATCATCATCGGCTTCGGCTTCCTGGTCACCAAGCTGTACGAGAACAGCGACCGCAACGGCAAGCTGCAATTCATGAACGGCACCGTGAGCCTGATCCGCGAGCAGCTGGCTCAGACGCCGCATCGGGACTGGGACCGCAAGCTCGCCGACATCGCCCGCGCCTTCAGCTATCCGGTCAAACTGATCGCCCATCCTCCCGACGATTTCGAGCCGGAAGGCCACGCCGCGCTGCAAGGCGGCCGCCCCTATTTGGATTTCGACAACCAGTTGCTCTACATGCCGCTGCCCCATGATCCGCGTCTCTTGCTGCTGGGCCCGCTGGAAGCCCCGGCCAGCAACAGCAGCTGGATCAGCGAAGACATAGAAATCCTGCTGTTGTGGATTCTGCTGACCGGCACCACGCTGGGCACCCTGATCTACTTCAGCCTGCGCCCGCTGTGGAAGGACTTGCTGGAAGTGCGCCGCAAGGCGGAGGTGTTCGCCGACGGCGACTTCAGCGCCCGCGCCCAACCGTCCAAAAGCCGGCTGCTGGCCCCCCTGTCCCTGGCCTTCAACAGCATGGCCGCGCGGCTGGAGCGGCAGATGGAAACCCGCCAGGCCTTGTCCCACGCCATCGCCCACGAGATCCGCACCCCGATCGCGCGGCTGCGCTTCGGTCTGACCATGCTGGAGGAAGAAGAGGACGAACAGGAATGGCGGCGCTACCGCGAAGGCATGGAGCGCGATATGCAGGAGCTGGAGGAGCTGTTCAACACCAGCATGGAGTTCGCCAAGCTCAACCGCAACGAAGTGCCGCTGCACTGGGAAACCGTGGACCTCTACGACTGGTTCGACGATCTGGTCGATCTGGTCACGCCGCTGAAACCGCCGGGCATCGCGCTGGAGCTGGACTGCGCGCTGGGCAACGGCGCGTTCGACCGCAAGCTGATGTATGTGGCCAGCCGCAACCTGCTGCTCAACGCCTTCAAATACGCCAACGCTCAGGTCCGGCTGACCGTGTGTCACAACGCTTCCGGCCAGCTGCTGATTCATGTCGACGACGACGGCTGCGGCATTCCCGAGGCTGAACGCGACAAGGTGTTCGAACCCTTCCTGCGGCTGGACCGCAGCCGCGACCGCGCCACCGGCGGCTATGGCCTGGGGCTGTCCTTCGTCAAGCTGATCACCGAACACCACGGCGGCCAGGCCAGCGTGAGCGCCAGCGAACTGGGCGGCGCGCGCTTTACTCTGCGCATCATGCAACCACAGCAATAA
- a CDS encoding DegT/DnrJ/EryC1/StrS family aminotransferase: MDFLPFTRPDIDEATIAAVGEVLRSGWITTGPKSRQLEAELSAHVGGRPVRVVASATAALEMALQVAGVGPGDEVITCPLSWVATANVILKVGAKPVFVDADRASRNIDLDLAERAITPRTRAIIPVDLAGLPVDRDRLYDIAKRHRLRVVEDAAQSMGANWRGRRIGSDGDLVSFSFHANKNMTSGEGGCLVLNDENEARLFEKLRLQGVTRHADGGMDVDVLGGKSNMTDIAAAIGLGQLPRLEGFNARRRELAALYFRHFDRELGCELPLEDMAQSNWHMFQPLLPLDRMSMDRGEFIARMKDLGIGVGVHYPAMHLFTLFREMGFQPGDFPVAEDIGRRTVTLPLFPAMADEDVERVCAAVSGVLKPVLSV; encoded by the coding sequence ATGGATTTTCTACCGTTTACCCGCCCGGACATCGACGAAGCCACCATCGCCGCCGTCGGCGAGGTGCTGCGCTCCGGCTGGATCACCACCGGTCCCAAGTCCCGCCAACTGGAAGCCGAGTTGTCCGCCCACGTCGGCGGCCGCCCGGTGCGGGTGGTGGCCTCCGCCACCGCCGCGCTGGAAATGGCCTTGCAGGTGGCCGGCGTCGGCCCCGGCGACGAGGTGATCACCTGCCCGCTGAGCTGGGTGGCCACCGCCAACGTCATTCTCAAGGTGGGCGCCAAGCCGGTGTTCGTCGACGCCGACCGCGCCAGCCGCAATATCGATCTGGACCTGGCGGAACGGGCGATCACGCCGCGCACCCGCGCCATCATCCCGGTGGACCTGGCCGGCCTGCCGGTGGATCGCGACCGCCTGTACGACATCGCCAAGCGCCACCGTCTGCGCGTGGTGGAGGACGCCGCCCAGTCCATGGGCGCCAACTGGCGCGGCCGCCGCATCGGCAGCGACGGCGATCTGGTGTCCTTCAGCTTCCACGCCAACAAGAACATGACCAGCGGCGAAGGCGGCTGCCTGGTGCTGAACGACGAGAACGAGGCGCGCCTGTTCGAGAAGCTGCGGCTGCAGGGCGTGACCCGCCACGCCGACGGCGGCATGGACGTGGACGTGCTGGGCGGCAAGTCCAATATGACCGACATCGCCGCCGCCATCGGCCTGGGCCAACTGCCGCGGCTGGAAGGCTTCAACGCCCGCCGCCGCGAACTGGCCGCGCTGTATTTCCGCCATTTCGACCGCGAGCTGGGCTGCGAGCTGCCGCTGGAGGACATGGCCCAGAGCAACTGGCATATGTTCCAGCCGCTGCTGCCGCTGGACCGGATGAGCATGGACCGCGGCGAATTCATCGCCCGGATGAAAGACCTGGGCATAGGCGTGGGCGTGCACTACCCCGCCATGCATTTGTTCACCCTGTTCCGCGAGATGGGCTTCCAGCCGGGCGACTTCCCGGTGGCGGAAGACATCGGCCGCCGCACCGTCACCCTGCCGCTGTTCCCGGCTATGGCCGACGAGGACGTGGAACGCGTGTGCGCCGCCGTGAGCGGCGTGCTGAAGCCCGTGCTGAGCGTATAA
- a CDS encoding alpha/beta hydrolase yields the protein MVSSRPAALLVHGLGGSAYDLGALGRTLEEADIVTHTPLLPGHGGEPEDLLSVRWQDWVETIRKEYLELKTRHKVVHLAGVCLGGLVALEVARLENHQDGLALYAPPLFLDGWSLPKLTWARHIVYRIPGLAKKMRVPEVEPFGIKNARIRKAIQQRFERGERFHYAYIPLACIRQVDGLRRQLMSRLEEITCPTLIVHADEDDITSPRSARYLQRYLGGKVDFMPLSNSYHMVMVDNERGEVLKRSLKFFNQRAQARAAAAEHADWAVFAAA from the coding sequence ATGGTTTCTTCACGACCGGCCGCCCTGCTGGTACACGGTCTGGGCGGCAGCGCATACGACCTTGGCGCGCTTGGACGCACGCTGGAGGAGGCGGACATCGTCACGCACACCCCGCTGTTGCCGGGACATGGCGGCGAGCCGGAAGATCTGCTGTCCGTCCGCTGGCAGGACTGGGTGGAAACCATACGCAAGGAATACCTGGAACTGAAGACGCGCCACAAGGTGGTGCATCTGGCCGGCGTTTGCCTGGGCGGCCTGGTGGCGCTGGAAGTGGCGCGGCTGGAAAACCATCAGGACGGCCTCGCCTTGTACGCGCCGCCGCTGTTCCTGGACGGCTGGAGCCTGCCCAAGCTGACCTGGGCGCGCCACATCGTCTACCGCATTCCCGGCCTGGCCAAGAAGATGCGCGTGCCGGAAGTCGAACCCTTCGGCATCAAGAACGCCCGCATCCGCAAGGCCATCCAGCAGCGCTTCGAACGCGGCGAACGCTTCCACTACGCCTACATCCCGCTGGCCTGCATCCGCCAGGTGGATGGGCTGCGCCGCCAGCTGATGTCGCGGCTGGAAGAGATCACCTGCCCGACGCTGATCGTGCATGCCGACGAGGACGACATCACCAGCCCGCGCTCGGCCCGCTACTTGCAGCGCTATCTGGGCGGCAAGGTCGACTTCATGCCCTTGTCCAATAGCTACCACATGGTGATGGTGGACAATGAACGCGGCGAGGTGCTCAAGCGCAGCCTGAAGTTTTTCAACCAGCGCGCCCAAGCCCGGGCCGCCGCCGCTGAACACGCCGACTGGGCCGTCTTCGCCGCCGCCTGA